TGCGCTTCTGCGCGAACAGATGGCGCATGGCGAGCGCCGCGCCCGTTGCGTTGTCGAGGTTGACCGAGCGCAGGCCGGGCGCCCACAGGTCGATCAGGACGAGCGGGCGTTGCATCGCGGCGAGCGTCGCGAGCGTTTCGGGCTCGACGAAGCCGGCCACCGCGATCGCGTCGGGCGCATGCAGACGCATTTGCTGCGCGACGTCTTCGGTCGGCCCGGCGGTCAGCACCGACGGCACGATGCCGCGTTCGCGGCACGCGTCTTCGACGCCGTGCAGCACGCTCGAGAAAAACGGGCTCGCGGCGAAATTGTTGTGCTGACGGTGCAGCAGGAACGTGAGCCGGCGAATCCGCGGGCGCAATTGGGCGGCGTCGTAGCCAAGCCGGCGCGCCGCTTCGACGACGCGTACGCGCGTCGCGTCGGAGAGGCCCGGCTGGTTTTTCAGCGCGCGCGAGACGGTGCCGATCGACACGCTGGCCTCGCGCGCGACGTCGCGAATCGTAGTTGCCATAGGTGATTTCGAGGCCGGGCGCGCAGTGCGCGACGCGGCAGGATTCGGGTTCGGGCGATTGTATAGTAAAACGATGCTCAAAAACCCTCAGGATCACGGCTTGGATACGCGTAAATACCCGTATAGCCGGCCTTTGGGTCGTAAGTGTGCGTTTAGTAAAAATGCTAAACAGCTAGGCTTTATTCGGCCGTTCGGTTGACCGACGACGAGCACGCGCGCGGCGTCGAGCGGTCTGTTTTGCCGGGAGGCGTCGCGCTGGGAAAATCGGTGTTCGCCCAGCGGTAAAACCTGAACGTCGTGAGCGGCGTTCAGTCCATCGTCGCGTGCGATGCTTCGGCGCGGCCGTGCATCAGCGTCCCGCTTTCGCTCGCGTCGATCAGCACGAGCCCGGACGATTCATGTTTCGCGCGGCGTTTGGCCAGCG
The nucleotide sequence above comes from Paraburkholderia sp. SOS3. Encoded proteins:
- a CDS encoding LacI family DNA-binding transcriptional regulator; this translates as MATTIRDVAREASVSIGTVSRALKNQPGLSDATRVRVVEAARRLGYDAAQLRPRIRRLTFLLHRQHNNFAASPFFSSVLHGVEDACRERGIVPSVLTAGPTEDVAQQMRLHAPDAIAVAGFVEPETLATLAAMQRPLVLIDLWAPGLRSVNLDNATGAALAMRHLFAQKRTRVAFIGGSLAHYSIAQRALGYRRAFFEAGLLFDPSLEVTIDAGLDPATGAALAMQRLLDAPGPKPDAVFAYNDAAALAALRACAARGLRVPDDIAIIGFDDIPAAAHATPPLSTIAVDKEALGRRGIELLLEEAPAEAEVRLPVNLVVRASTSVNPS